The following is a genomic window from Candidatus Omnitrophota bacterium.
GAACGCGATCCGCCCCTCGTAGGATTTCGCGACCTCCCTGGCAACTTCGAGAAATAACCCATCGGTGAACTTCATTATATTCGCCTTGTGCACAGCCGTCACCTTCTTGCGGTTATTCGCAAGCGCGTACTCGAACGCGAACTTCACTATCCTCCTCGACCCTTCCACGGAAATGGGCTTTATGCTTATCGCGGAGTCTTCGCGAATCTTCTTTTTACTTAAGGCTTCGATAAGCTCTATCAGCGTATGAACGTCCTTAGTGCCCTTTTGAAACTCGATACCTGCATACAGGTCTTCGGTATTCTCGCGGACTATCACAAGGTCTATGTCCGAATAACGTGAACGCACACCTTTGTACGATTTGCACGGCCTAAGGCACGCGTATAGATCGAGCCTTTTGCGAAGCTCGACGTTGACACTGCGAAATCCCGTACCGACAGGGGTCGTGATCGGCCCCTTCAAAGCGATCTTGTTTTTCTTTACCGATTCGATAACGCTTTCCGGTAACGGCGTTTTGTATTTTTCGATAGCGGACAAACCCGCATCGACCTCATCCCATGTTATGTCAAGCCCCAAAGCGGCGACGCATCGCTTTACCGATTCGGCAAGCTCGGGCCCTGTGCCATCACCGGGAATAAGCGTAATCCTATACTTTTTCAAAATTGAATCCCCCGTATTTTTTAAAATGTTCAACTACTCCGCCATCTTCTAAAAGTTTCTTCATCACGGCCGGCACAGGTTTTATATCAAACGTCAACCCCTTAGCCTTGTCTTTAAGCTTACCTTTTTCGATATCGAGCTCCAATTCATCGCCGTCGTCTATAAAATCGGTATCGCATTCGATGAGAAGGAGCCCTATATTAAACGCGTTACGGTAAAATATCCTCGCGAAACTCTTCGCGGCAACCGCATAGAATCCCGCCTGCTTGAGCGCCTGAGGCGCCTGTTCGCGCGACGAGCCACAACCGAAGTTCTCACCGGCTACGAGAATATCACCCTTGGTAACTCTGGCGGCAAACTCAGGATCGATATCCGCGAAGATGTACTTCGCCAATTCTTTCGGATCCTGTATTTTGAACTTATACCGTCCGGAAATTACATAATCTGTATTTATGTTGTCCTGAACCTTCAAACGCCTCGCGAAATTTTTCATCTCACACCTTCCAGCATATACGGTTGCTTTTTACCTTTCAACCTACGCGGTTGCATTTATGCAACCGCGTAGGTTGTTTGGTTTTTATAATTTCTTTCTAAACTCCCTCGGATCAGTTATCCGGCCCGTCAACGCCGATGCGGCTACCGTAGCCGGCGAACCGAGATAAATAAATGAATTCGGGTTTCCCATTCTTCCCTTAAAATTCCTGTTGGCGGTCGATATGGCTACTTCGCCGTCGGCAAGAACGCCGTTATGCGTGCCGACGCACGGCCCGCAACCCGGAGCGACCACCGTACAGCCGGATTTTACAAATATATCTATAAGCCCCTTTTTCGCCGCCTCGAGAAATATCTCACGCGACGCCGGCGCGACTATAAACCTCACCTCCGGATGAATACTCTTGCCCTTTAATATCTTCGCGGCGACTTCCAGGTCCTCGAACCTGCCATTGGTGCACGTGCCTACGAACGCTTGATTTATCTTTACACCGGAAAGTTCCGCCGCATCCGATACGTTATCGACCGCGTGCGGCTTCGCGACTTGCGGAGCGAGTTTCGAAACGTCATACGTTTTAACCGCGATGTATTTCGCGTCCGCGTCCGCTGAGACAGGGCGGGGCGTTTTGGAAGACTTCTCCTTAACCCATTTCAGTGTCTTTTCATCCGCTTCCATAAGGCCCACTTTGGCGCCCATCTCGACGACCATATTCGACATAGTAAGGCGCGCGTCGACGCTCATCGAGGATATCGCCTCCCCGTAAAACTCAACCGAGCGGTAAGTCGCGCCGTTCGAGCCGATATCTTTTATGATGTGCAATATAACGTCTTTCGAGTAAACACCTTTGGGAAGCTTACCATTTACAATGACCTTCATCGTATCCGGTACACGGAACCAGTTCCTGCCACTCGCCAGAGTTATAGCCAAGTCGGTCGAGCCAACACCGGTAGAAAATACGTTTATCGCGCCGTAGGTACAGGTATGTGAATCGGCCCCGAGCACAAGGTCGCCGCAGGTTACGTGGCCTTTCTGAGGAACAAGCTGATGGCACACACCGCAACCGATATCGTACATCTTAACATCGAGCAACTTGGCGAAGCCCCGCATCTTTTTATGTATCTCGGACACGCCTATGTTGGGACTGGGCGCCGAGTGGTCTATTATCATGTAAAATTTCGATTTGTCGAACGCCTTCTGAACGCCGAGCTTTTTAAAACTGTCGATTATTATCGAACTCGTACCATCCTGGCCGAAACAGAAATCGACGTTGCAAATCGCTATGTCGCCCGCCTTCAGATCCCTGCCGGCATGATTTGATAATATCTTTTCCGCAATAGTCTTACCCATTTTTTTTAACCCACTCCTCTATTTTATCCATACCCTTCTTTATCGAGTTCATGCTCGTCGCGAAACTGAACCGCACAACCAAATCGTCCCCGAACGGCTCGCCCGGTATTACGGCAACCTGCGCCTCGTCGAGCAAACGGTTGGCCGCAGTCACCGAACCCATCTTAAGCTTTGACACGTCGCAGAGCACATAGAACGCGCCCTCCGGACTCGTGCACGACAGCTTCCCTATGCCCGCTATCCTCGACACCATATAGTCGCGCCTCTTCCCGAACTCAACGCGCATCTCTTCGACGCATCTCTGGTCGCCGGTGATCGCTGTAAGCGCCGCCTTCTGGCTGATCGAACACGGATTGGAGGAGGCGTGGCTCTGCAGATTGGCTACCGCTTTCATTATCCGGTCGGGACCGGCCGCGTAACCGATGCGCCAGCCTGTCATCGAGTAACTCTTCGACAGTCCGTTGACCGTGATGGTACGCTCGTATATGTCTTTGCCGAGCGAGGCTATCGATACATGTTTAGCTCCGCCATAGATAAGCTTTTCATATATCTCATCGCTTATAACATAAAAATCGTTAGCCACAGCCAGCTTCGCGACAATCTTTAATTCCTCCGGCGAATATACCGACCCGGTGGGATTGGAAGGGCTATTCAGGACAAAACATTTCGTCTTCTTTGTGATCTTCGCGGCAATTTCTTTTTCGGTGGCTTTAAAATTGTTCTTCGCCGAGCTGTTTATTATTACAGGGGTGGCCGAGGCCATTTTTACCATGGCCGGATAGCTCAACCAGTAAGGCGCCGGTATCAGGACTTCATCGCCTTCTTCGCACAGTACCTGGAAAATATTGTTGAGAGAATGTTTCGCACCGTTTGAAACGACTATCTGTCCGGGATCATATTCGAGAGCGTTATCATTTTTGAATTTACGCGATATCGCCTCACGGAGTTCCTGCATGCCGCTTGATGGCGTGTACTTGGTAAAACCGGTTTTTATCGCCTCCATGGCGGCGGCTTTTATATGCGCGGGGGTGTCAAAATCGGGCTCCCCGGCCGCAAAATTAACCACATCGATACCTTCCTTGACCATCTTTTTCGCTTTGGAAGTTATCTGCAGAGTCACCGACTCCGCTATATCAGACACTCTTTTAGCCAGCTTCATTACATCTCCTCATAATTAATAGTAGTCATATTATAGTATAAAATCGGCATTTCGCAAGAGGAAAAATGGTGGCACGGGAGGAGTTTGAGCTCGAAGATGAATAAACCAATTCGACCTCCGAGGTCGCACCTCCGAGGTCGAATTGGTTACTCTCCACAAGATCTGATTTATATTAGAAGTCGCCGCGCTTGCGAAAGAATCCGCGGACATTTTTCATGAAACCTTTATTGTCGGCGAGTTTCTTATCTTCGCTTCTCGCTTTTTCCGCGCGTTTTTCTTCGTCTAATGTCGGCTTCGTCTTCTGTATCGTCTTCGCCTTCGGCTCTTTGTGCTTTTCTTCCTTAGGCGCTTCCGACGCTTTCGACAGGTCTTCCTTCTTCGTTTCTGCCACTGGCTTACCAGTCTCTTCCGTCTTTGCCTTTTTCTTCTTTGGAAGCTTCTCGACGATCTTTTTATCCGTGAGTTCCAGGAAGCACATGCTCGCGCCGTCACCTCTTCTAAAGCCTAAAGGTATGATCCGCGTGTACCCGCTTGTGCGGCTTTTGCAAAGCGGCACTATCTCTTTAAAAAGCTTACCGACGAGATCCCGGTCCTGCAGGATCGCGTATGCGCGACGCCTGGCGTCGACGGTATCGGTCTTTGCCAGCGTTATCAGATGCTCCGCCAGGCGTCTTACTTCTTTTGCCCTGGCAGTTATCATATTTATCCTCTGGTACTTAAACAAGCTTGTTACCATACTCTTAAGGGCCGCCTTTCGGTGGCTCGTCTTCATGCTCAGTTTTGAACGGCTCTGTCTGTGTCTCATATTACTCCGACTCTTCCTTCTTTGATTTGGAGCCTTTCTCGTCGGACTTCATGCCGAGGGCGAGCCCCATACCAACAAGTATCTTATTGATCTCGGCAAGCGATTTCTTACCGAAATTCCTGTACTTTAACATCTCCAGTTCCGAACGCCTTACGAGATCACCGATCGTCTTTATCCTGGCTTCTCTTAAGCAATTGGAACTTCTGACCGAGAGCTCAAGCTCCGATATCGGTATCTTCAATTTATCGTTAAATTGCTTCTGTTCTTCCGTCTCCACCGGCGCCTCTTCCTCTTCAGGAAGTTTGCCAAACCCGACGAATATATCAAGGTGTCTTTGCAGGATGTTTGACGCGTAGAGCAACGCCTCTTTCGGCTCGATCGAACCGTTTGTCGTTATCTCAAGTATCACCTTATCGTAATCCGTTATCTGGCCGACCCTGGTATTCTCGACGAAGAAATTCACTTTTACGACCGGCGTAAATATTGAATCGACCGCTATTACCCCTATCGACTGTCCCTCTTTCTTATTCCTCTCGGCCGGTACATAACCTCTGCCCCTGGCCACTTCGAGCTCCATCTTAAAAGGAACGTTCTTCGTCAACGTGGCGATGTGAAGATCGGGGTTGACTATTTCAACCGTTTCATCGACCTTGATGTCTTTAGCTGTTATCTCGCCCTTCTTGTCCACATCGATCATCATAGGTTTTGGTATTTTGAAATGTGACTTTAGGATAAGCTTCTTTATATTCAATATTATCTGTGGAACATCTTCTACCACACCGTTTATAGCGGAAAACTCGTGATGTACTCCCGCGATCTTTATGCTCGTAACAGCCGTGCCTTCTATAGAAGATATCAAAACCCTCCTAAGGCTGTTGCCGATCGTTACACCGTAACCGCGCTCAAAAGGTTCGGCCACGAATTTGCCGTATGTCGGTGTATATGTCGATTCGTCAAGTACTAATTTTTTAGGCATCTCGAAATTCTTCATACTTATACCCATATCGCGCTCCTCCAGTATATGCTTACGCTATCGCGTTATTTCGAATACAACTCAACAATAAGCTGTTCCTGTATCGGGAAACCCACATCTTCTTTGGTAGGCATAGCCGTTATCTTGCATTTAAAATTCTTAGGGTCGATCTCTATCCACTTGGGGATAGTCCGCCCCTTCAGCGCCTCAAACGTCTCCGCCAACCGCTTTGCGGCAGGTTCTTTCATCTTTACTGAAACTTCCTGCCCCGCCTTGACAACATACGCGGGTATATCCACTCGCTTGCCGTTGACACGCGCCAGTCCATGCTGGACTATCTGTCGCGCTTCGGCTCTTGAGTTCGCTAAATTCATCCTAAAAATAACGTTGTCGAGCCTTCTTTCCAAAAGTTGTAAGAGAGTTATACCTGTTACACCTTTCGAGCGTTCCGCTATTCTGAAATAATGTTTGAACTGCCGCTCGAGAACACCGTAAATCCTTTTAACTTTCTGTTTTTCTCTCAGCTGAATGCCGTAGTTCGACTCTTTCTTTCTCGCCTGGCCGTGCTGGCCCGGAGCAAAGTCCCTGCGCGACAAAGCGCACTTCTCGCCGTTGCACCTGGAACCTTTCAGGAAGAGCTTTATGCCTTCCCGTCTGCAAAGCCTGCATGATGGGCCTGTATACCTCGCCATTACACTCTCCTTCGCTTCTCTGGGCGGCAACCGTTATGTGGTATCGGGGTAACATCCCTGATAGACCTTATGGTCAGCCCCGCCGCCTGTATGGACCTGATCGCCGATTCTCTGCCGGCGCCCGGACCTTTAACGTATACTTCAACCTCTTTAACTCCGCGTTCCGCGGCCTTACGCGCGGCGTTCTCTGCCGCTATACCCGCCGCGAACGGCGTAGATTTTTTCGAACCTTTAAAACCTGCGCTTCCCGTAGATGCCCACGTCAGCGTATTGCCTTCTTTATCAGTGATCGTCACAATAGTATTATTGAACGTGGCAAGTATGCGGGCTATGCCGCTGGTAACTACGCGTATCGCTTTTTTGGACTTTTTAGGTTTACTTTTTTTCTGCTGTTCCACTATCTTTCACGGTCCTTTCTGCCTTTTGCCTTATTACGCCCACCGTCTTCCTCGGGCCTTTTCTCGTTCTGGCATTGGTCTTGGTTCTCTGCCCTCTAACGGGCAAGCCGCGCCTGTGCCTCAAACCTCTATAACTACCGACATCGATGAGCCTTTTTATATTCGCCGATATATCGCGTCTCAGATCACCCTCAACCCTATAATCCTTCTGTATGACGGATGAAAGGCGCGCTATCTCTTCTTCTGTAAGATCCTTCGCGCGCTTATCGGGATTGATATTCGCTATCTTGAGTATCTTGTTCGAAAGCGGCCGACCTATCCCATATATATAAGTCAGGGATATTTCCACCCTCTTTTCCTTCGGTATGTCTACACCAACTAATCTCGGCACTTAAAACCTCCTGGTCATCCCTGTCTCTGTTTATGTTTCGGATTGGCGCATATTATCATAAGCGTGCCCTTGCGGCGCACAACCTTACACTTCGGGCAAATCTTTCGTATACTTGAACGTACTTTCATATTTATTTCTCTCTCCGGGTTATCCTTCCCCTGGAAAGGTCATAGGGGGACAACTCCAATGTTACCGTGTCGCCGGGCAGTATCCGTATAAAATTCATTCTCATCTTGCCCGATACGTGAGCGAGCACTTTATGACCGTTGGGGAGTTCCACCCTAAACATCGCATTGGGTAGCGTCTCCAACACCTTTCCTTCAACGACTATCGCTTCTTCTTTTGGGCTCATATTCTATTCCGTCAGGATCTGCGGGCCGTCTTTCGTTATCGCAACCGTATGTTCAAAATGGGCCGAAAGTTTCCTGTCTTTTGTTACTATAGACCATCCGTCGTCGAGCGATTCGACCTCAAATGAACCGGCATTGACCATGGGCTCTATCGCCAACACCATCCCCGGTTCAAGCACCGGACCCATCCCCGGTTTGCCGAAATTCGGCACCTCGGGATCTTCATGGACGTTCGTCCCTATTCCGTGCCCGACAAGAGCGCGCACTACGCTGAAACCATTCGTCTCCACAAACTGCTGTATTGCGCAGGACATATCGGTCAGATGAACACCTGCCCGGGCCTTCTCGATTCCTATATAAAGAGCTTTCTTTGTTACATCTATAAGCTTACGGGCCGTATCGCTTATCTTGCCGACACCAACCGTTATCGCGGCGTCCGCACAATAGTCCCTGAATCTTACGCCTATATCTATCGAAATTATATCGCCGATACGCAACTGCCTATCCGACGGTATACCATGTACTACGGTTTCATTTATCGAAGCACAAATATTGTTCGGGAACCCGTTGTAACCCTTAAATACCGGATAACCGTTACGCTTCAATATCTCATCGCGCGCTATCGCATCGAGTTCTTCGGTGCTAACACCGGCTTTAGCCGCGGCGCCGACCTTCTCTAAAGTCTTTGCCAGTATCGCGCCCGCTTTTTTTATCTCTGCAATCTCGTCTTTAGACCTTAAGACGATCATGCAAGCTTGGCCTCGGCGAATATCTGCGCGAGAACTTTAAACAGCTCGCGCACTCCCAGGTCGCCCGACACCTTCTTCAGTATGCCTTGCTTCGTATAGTAATCGACGAGCGGCTTAGTCTGCTCTTCGTAAACCTTCAGTCTGTTCAAAACGGTCGCCTCATTATCATCCGGCCTCTGATAAAGCTGGGCGCCGCACTTATCGCATACGTTCGCTACCTTTGGAGGCATATTCTTTACGTGATAATTAAAACCGCAGGACTTGCATACCCTGCGCCCCGTAAGGCGCTCTATCGCGACGGCCGACGATGTTTGAAAATATACGACCATGTCAACACCGGACTTTATAGCCTTCAGCGCTTCGTCGAGACCTATAGCCTGCTTTACCGTTCTTGGAAATCCGTCGAGAATAAAACCTTTTTTCGTGTCCGGGTTCTTCAGTCTTTCAGCGACTATACCGATAACTACTTCGTCAGGAACAAGTTCGCCCTTATCCATAAAAGACTTAGCCTTCAAACCCAGCGGCAAACCCGCTTTTACAGATTCCCTCAATATGTCGCCGGTGGAAATGTGCGGCACGCTGTAGCTTTTTGCCAGCTCAACGCTCTGTGTACCTTTTCCCGCTCCCGGAGGCCCTAATAATATAAGCTTCAAAAATATCTCCTTAAACCTTTATGATACCCTTGCCTTCAAACGCCCCTTCTTCATAAACCCTTCGTAATGACGCATTAAAAGGTGCGACTCTATCTGCTTCATCGTATCGAGCATGACTCCTACGATGATAAGAAGACCCGTACCGCCGAAGAAACTGGCCACAAGATACGGTATCTTGAGCCATCCCGATATTATACTCGGAAATACTGCGATCAACGCTAAGAATATCGCTCCCGGGAACGTGATACGCGTCATTATAAAATCTAGATATTCTGCGGTCTGCCGCCCTGGCCTTATTCCGGGAACAAAACCGCCGTATTTTTTCATATTGTCCGATATATCTATCGGATTGAATGTTATCGCCGTGTAAAAATAAGCGAAGAACATTATCAAAAGAGCATATATCGAATTGTAAAGCCATTCTCCTCTTGTCAGCGCCTGCGCAAAACTCTGAAATCCCTGGTGTGGTATAAAACCTGCTATTGTCGCAGGGAACAAAATTATACTCTGCGCAAATATGATAGGGATAACACCTGCCTGGTTTACCCGAAGAGGCAGGAATGTTGATTGCCCTCCGTAAACTTTTCTGCCCACAACTCGCTTTGCATACTGGACAGGTATCTTCCGCTGTCCCTGAGTCACGACTATAACCGCTACTACGACCGCCACGAGCATCACAATCATCAGGATAAGCGTAAATGGATCGAGCTGTGCCTTCTCAGGAGCGAACGGCGAAAACAAGGCCCACAACTGGTATAGCGCCGTAGGTATTCTGGAAATGATACCGGCTGTGATGATGAGCGACATACCGTTACCAATGCCGTACTCCTGTATCTGCTCGCCCAGCCACATGATGAATGCAGTACCGCTGGTAAGAGTGATAACTGTCAATATCTGGAAGCCCCATCCCGGTATCGGAACTACACCAGGTATCTGCGTGCGGGACAGGTTCTCGATCCAAAGAGCTATGAAATACGACTGTATTACCGATAGTACGATAGTACCGTATCTGGTATACTGCACTATCTTCTTGTGCCCGGCCTCGCCTTCCTTTGCCAGCTTCTCAAGGGCAGGAATTACCGCCGTGAGCAGTTGTATAATAATGGAGGCTGATATATACGGCATGATCCCGAGGGCAAATATCGTCATTCGCGATATAGCGCCGCCGGAGAACATATTCATTATGCCAAAGAGTGCGCCGCCCGATTGCTGGGCCAGGTGCGCAAAATACGCCGCGAGTTTACCGCCGTCGATGCCAGGAGTAGGTATATATGTGCCTATCCTGTAAACAGCTATCAGGGCGAGAGTGAAGAATATCTTCTTCCTCAGGTCCGGTATCTTTACGATATTCGCAAATGCCTGCAACATATTTTATAGCCGTTATTTTATATATTCAAGCTTTGAGCCGGACGCCTCAAGAGCCTTTACCGCGCTCTTCGAAAACTTATGCGCCTTAACGGTAAGCGCCTTCATGGCCTTCCCCGTGCCAAGTATCTTGATCTGTTCATTCAGACTGCCTATAAGGCCAGCCTTTTTAAACTCTACGGGCCCCACGATGGCTTTATCGGCAAACCTGTTGAGCGATTCTATATTTATAACCTGGTATCCATTTTTAAATAGCGCGTTAAAACCGCGTTTCGGTATGCGCCTTATCAGGGGCATCTGCCCACCTTCGAATCCCGGCCTCGTCGTCCTGCCGGAACGTTTCAGTGCGCCCTTCCTGCCGCGGCAGGCATTCTTACCATGGCCCGAACCACAACCACGACCGCGCCGTTTCATCTTCCTG
Proteins encoded in this region:
- a CDS encoding isocitrate/isopropylmalate dehydrogenase family protein; translation: MKKYRITLIPGDGTGPELAESVKRCVAALGLDITWDEVDAGLSAIEKYKTPLPESVIESVKKNKIALKGPITTPVGTGFRSVNVELRKRLDLYACLRPCKSYKGVRSRYSDIDLVIVRENTEDLYAGIEFQKGTKDVHTLIELIEALSKKKIREDSAISIKPISVEGSRRIVKFAFEYALANNRKKVTAVHKANIMKFTDGLFLEVAREVAKSYEGRIAFEDRIVDNMCMQLVQKPEDYDVLVLPNLYGDIISDLCAGLIGGLGIAPGGNIGTDIALFEPTHGSAPKYKGLNKVNPVAILLSCVMMLKYMGEEKASARLEKAVALVIAEGKSVTYDLKMDRNDPTAVGTRQMTDAIIAKLEK
- a CDS encoding 3-isopropylmalate dehydratase small subunit gives rise to the protein MKNFARRLKVQDNINTDYVISGRYKFKIQDPKELAKYIFADIDPEFAARVTKGDILVAGENFGCGSSREQAPQALKQAGFYAVAAKSFARIFYRNAFNIGLLLIECDTDFIDDGDELELDIEKGKLKDKAKGLTFDIKPVPAVMKKLLEDGGVVEHFKKYGGFNFEKV
- a CDS encoding 3-isopropylmalate dehydratase large subunit — encoded protein: MGKTIAEKILSNHAGRDLKAGDIAICNVDFCFGQDGTSSIIIDSFKKLGVQKAFDKSKFYMIIDHSAPSPNIGVSEIHKKMRGFAKLLDVKMYDIGCGVCHQLVPQKGHVTCGDLVLGADSHTCTYGAINVFSTGVGSTDLAITLASGRNWFRVPDTMKVIVNGKLPKGVYSKDVILHIIKDIGSNGATYRSVEFYGEAISSMSVDARLTMSNMVVEMGAKVGLMEADEKTLKWVKEKSSKTPRPVSADADAKYIAVKTYDVSKLAPQVAKPHAVDNVSDAAELSGVKINQAFVGTCTNGRFEDLEVAAKILKGKSIHPEVRFIVAPASREIFLEAAKKGLIDIFVKSGCTVVAPGCGPCVGTHNGVLADGEVAISTANRNFKGRMGNPNSFIYLGSPATVAASALTGRITDPREFRKKL
- a CDS encoding pyridoxal phosphate-dependent aminotransferase, encoding MKLAKRVSDIAESVTLQITSKAKKMVKEGIDVVNFAAGEPDFDTPAHIKAAAMEAIKTGFTKYTPSSGMQELREAISRKFKNDNALEYDPGQIVVSNGAKHSLNNIFQVLCEEGDEVLIPAPYWLSYPAMVKMASATPVIINSSAKNNFKATEKEIAAKITKKTKCFVLNSPSNPTGSVYSPEELKIVAKLAVANDFYVISDEIYEKLIYGGAKHVSIASLGKDIYERTITVNGLSKSYSMTGWRIGYAAGPDRIMKAVANLQSHASSNPCSISQKAALTAITGDQRCVEEMRVEFGKRRDYMVSRIAGIGKLSCTSPEGAFYVLCDVSKLKMGSVTAANRLLDEAQVAVIPGEPFGDDLVVRFSFATSMNSIKKGMDKIEEWVKKNG
- the rplQ gene encoding 50S ribosomal protein L17 encodes the protein MRHRQSRSKLSMKTSHRKAALKSMVTSLFKYQRINMITARAKEVRRLAEHLITLAKTDTVDARRRAYAILQDRDLVGKLFKEIVPLCKSRTSGYTRIIPLGFRRGDGASMCFLELTDKKIVEKLPKKKKAKTEETGKPVAETKKEDLSKASEAPKEEKHKEPKAKTIQKTKPTLDEEKRAEKARSEDKKLADNKGFMKNVRGFFRKRGDF
- a CDS encoding DNA-directed RNA polymerase subunit alpha, which encodes MGISMKNFEMPKKLVLDESTYTPTYGKFVAEPFERGYGVTIGNSLRRVLISSIEGTAVTSIKIAGVHHEFSAINGVVEDVPQIILNIKKLILKSHFKIPKPMMIDVDKKGEITAKDIKVDETVEIVNPDLHIATLTKNVPFKMELEVARGRGYVPAERNKKEGQSIGVIAVDSIFTPVVKVNFFVENTRVGQITDYDKVILEITTNGSIEPKEALLYASNILQRHLDIFVGFGKLPEEEEAPVETEEQKQFNDKLKIPISELELSVRSSNCLREARIKTIGDLVRRSELEMLKYRNFGKKSLAEINKILVGMGLALGMKSDEKGSKSKKEESE
- the rpsD gene encoding 30S ribosomal protein S4, which produces MARYTGPSCRLCRREGIKLFLKGSRCNGEKCALSRRDFAPGQHGQARKKESNYGIQLREKQKVKRIYGVLERQFKHYFRIAERSKGVTGITLLQLLERRLDNVIFRMNLANSRAEARQIVQHGLARVNGKRVDIPAYVVKAGQEVSVKMKEPAAKRLAETFEALKGRTIPKWIEIDPKNFKCKITAMPTKEDVGFPIQEQLIVELYSK
- the rpsK gene encoding 30S ribosomal protein S11, with the translated sequence MEQQKKSKPKKSKKAIRVVTSGIARILATFNNTIVTITDKEGNTLTWASTGSAGFKGSKKSTPFAAGIAAENAARKAAERGVKEVEVYVKGPGAGRESAIRSIQAAGLTIRSIRDVTPIPHNGCRPEKRRRV
- the rpsM gene encoding 30S ribosomal protein S13 — translated: MPRLVGVDIPKEKRVEISLTYIYGIGRPLSNKILKIANINPDKRAKDLTEEEIARLSSVIQKDYRVEGDLRRDISANIKRLIDVGSYRGLRHRRGLPVRGQRTKTNARTRKGPRKTVGVIRQKAERTVKDSGTAEKK
- the rpmJ gene encoding 50S ribosomal protein L36, giving the protein MKVRSSIRKICPKCKVVRRKGTLMIICANPKHKQRQG
- the infA gene encoding translation initiation factor IF-1; the encoded protein is MSPKEEAIVVEGKVLETLPNAMFRVELPNGHKVLAHVSGKMRMNFIRILPGDTVTLELSPYDLSRGRITRREK
- the map gene encoding type I methionyl aminopeptidase codes for the protein MIVLRSKDEIAEIKKAGAILAKTLEKVGAAAKAGVSTEELDAIARDEILKRNGYPVFKGYNGFPNNICASINETVVHGIPSDRQLRIGDIISIDIGVRFRDYCADAAITVGVGKISDTARKLIDVTKKALYIGIEKARAGVHLTDMSCAIQQFVETNGFSVVRALVGHGIGTNVHEDPEVPNFGKPGMGPVLEPGMVLAIEPMVNAGSFEVESLDDGWSIVTKDRKLSAHFEHTVAITKDGPQILTE
- a CDS encoding adenylate kinase is translated as MKLILLGPPGAGKGTQSVELAKSYSVPHISTGDILRESVKAGLPLGLKAKSFMDKGELVPDEVVIGIVAERLKNPDTKKGFILDGFPRTVKQAIGLDEALKAIKSGVDMVVYFQTSSAVAIERLTGRRVCKSCGFNYHVKNMPPKVANVCDKCGAQLYQRPDDNEATVLNRLKVYEEQTKPLVDYYTKQGILKKVSGDLGVRELFKVLAQIFAEAKLA
- the secY gene encoding preprotein translocase subunit SecY yields the protein MLQAFANIVKIPDLRKKIFFTLALIAVYRIGTYIPTPGIDGGKLAAYFAHLAQQSGGALFGIMNMFSGGAISRMTIFALGIMPYISASIIIQLLTAVIPALEKLAKEGEAGHKKIVQYTRYGTIVLSVIQSYFIALWIENLSRTQIPGVVPIPGWGFQILTVITLTSGTAFIMWLGEQIQEYGIGNGMSLIITAGIISRIPTALYQLWALFSPFAPEKAQLDPFTLILMIVMLVAVVVAVIVVTQGQRKIPVQYAKRVVGRKVYGGQSTFLPLRVNQAGVIPIIFAQSIILFPATIAGFIPHQGFQSFAQALTRGEWLYNSIYALLIMFFAYFYTAITFNPIDISDNMKKYGGFVPGIRPGRQTAEYLDFIMTRITFPGAIFLALIAVFPSIISGWLKIPYLVASFFGGTGLLIIVGVMLDTMKQIESHLLMRHYEGFMKKGRLKARVS
- the rplO gene encoding 50S ribosomal protein L15, with protein sequence MKISDITMPKGANRKMKRRGRGCGSGHGKNACRGRKGALKRSGRTTRPGFEGGQMPLIRRIPKRGFNALFKNGYQVINIESLNRFADKAIVGPVEFKKAGLIGSLNEQIKILGTGKAMKALTVKAHKFSKSAVKALEASGSKLEYIK